From the genome of Rhodobacteraceae bacterium Araon29, one region includes:
- the flgK gene encoding flagellar hook-associated protein FlgK: MASLFEIGKSAVNAQRQALNVTGQNIANVNTDGYRKRDASLKEVSGSQSELTSIAAQVGLGVSLGTVRRAYNSFLASSTNTAESRFQAATEFSAAMERLENLILPGEGDLSQQLSDFFTKMSDIAANPGDLAPRAAALEQGNSLANAFNVTAQVLSDLEYQFSGTIDQEADEVNRLIDSLGVVNGRLRSSNIGSAPPNALLDERDRLITEISKKVRITTTFGPRYDVDVRLGSHTSGPQILDGETSYTLKPIHSETDGVVYRLGSKTIVKSLDDGSMKGLSNALLVIQGTQTQLDALTNRFVSEINTAHTSGIDFDGDLGKELFTARAFSLEQAKTNSQPLDINILEVPGKIDQVPNATFRYSAATASWNAYDLNNKLLASGRSQIDMGGIIVQVNSRANDGDSFAMQAASGEASRMQFLLKNGREIAAASNYIVTPNSANTGSSVLVANPQEMKPLTIDPMVDLTINSISPVSYTEFLKGGAVGYIPAGTEQFQLASFGQDSVVNLNFNSIEGLSGFEFTVGGNTYNFPESAQSAVVGRLGDTQELAEYLNVGSLTATRTGASGSATGISLNDLGLFASGFDGGIKIVGQTAFTSGSVTVTSGASADTTAATITQKQAASGFRVFTREGRQIAGLPLSSGEANALITEENGFNRHASYRADYLNAIGGVGYRGAQINNLIPGGYAAIETAASQLMANDPTKLVTQNPALNGMLAQTLTFETTDGLMTQNVAVQSGLSMKSVAAAVNTELAQYGIVAAAKTMASVELASSAAASGTVSFSLVTPDSVEIGFSATYQSSNLSPLVTQINQRQAQTGVSAEVSSDGTRLILTQAEGLDISIKNGSGNALEVNSLDHNYNKLLTSDVSLDKATKVIGSLSFQSPRGFKVTSSNGQAQSSGNLATRGGGASKSYGAAGTITDYAMEIAPEHLTPQASPNGMRLNASNTTFKLTVPVNNGETSALSEELKSKELEDFSIASISKQLVGLVRDKAAKPTLNGAAMSQKPTDGSSMSVKVGSSTYTVTYTGGEMVVSGPEQQRLIASLTENTGSPTTYTVSLAAPGGVMSGRSIEVLDNTDAAEFGLASTSSGATALLQGKAFSLADGASDSFNVMVGTTTVAVSVSRSGNNYALSSNNSSKLKFVSPVSGAAVNSLTINSTANTPLLSLSAALSDGAIKVVASDNAANLGMQAADLDFEVSETGFRTISTGNNPANVSLEIDDLPGQVLSMSGLPDEDFIILLEDSGAKRLASSYDMPSAEANQTREDLKEFRVKVVDANLGKIELFDHLTGDSIATRYSSGVAEFEVDNFRFELAGFGDDGDYFDVSLNRSSAGDGRNMEAMIELATRTPSRASFQDDFRAIALAVGSQLESARLIEKSATSLRDAAVATEDELSGVNLDEEAGKLLEQQQAYKAAAQILQSAREMFDTLVNIM, encoded by the coding sequence ATGGCAAGCTTGTTCGAAATAGGCAAAAGCGCAGTTAACGCTCAGCGGCAGGCTCTTAACGTCACGGGCCAGAACATTGCCAATGTGAATACCGATGGCTATCGCAAGCGTGATGCCAGCCTTAAAGAGGTCTCAGGCTCTCAGAGTGAATTGACATCTATTGCGGCGCAAGTCGGCCTGGGTGTCAGCTTGGGCACAGTCCGCCGTGCCTACAACAGCTTTCTTGCCAGCAGCACCAATACGGCGGAAAGCCGGTTTCAAGCGGCCACTGAATTTTCTGCTGCGATGGAACGATTGGAGAATTTAATTCTACCGGGCGAAGGTGATCTGTCGCAACAGCTTTCAGATTTCTTTACCAAAATGTCTGATATCGCTGCAAACCCTGGGGATTTGGCGCCTCGTGCGGCCGCGCTTGAACAGGGCAATTCACTGGCGAATGCGTTTAACGTCACTGCGCAAGTTCTGAGCGATTTAGAATATCAATTTTCTGGAACAATCGATCAAGAGGCTGATGAAGTAAACCGATTGATCGACTCTTTGGGCGTGGTTAACGGGCGCTTGCGGTCGTCAAATATTGGCTCTGCGCCACCTAATGCTTTGCTTGACGAGCGTGATCGATTGATCACAGAAATTTCAAAAAAAGTTAGAATTACAACGACTTTCGGCCCACGCTACGATGTGGATGTCAGACTTGGATCGCATACGAGCGGCCCACAGATTTTGGATGGAGAGACCTCTTACACTTTAAAACCCATTCACAGTGAAACTGATGGGGTGGTCTATCGGCTTGGCTCTAAAACCATTGTTAAAAGCCTTGATGACGGTTCCATGAAGGGACTGTCAAATGCTTTATTGGTGATCCAGGGAACGCAAACCCAGTTGGATGCCCTAACCAACCGGTTTGTCTCTGAGATTAATACAGCGCATACATCAGGCATCGATTTTGATGGGGACCTGGGCAAAGAGCTATTTACAGCGCGCGCCTTCAGCCTTGAGCAAGCTAAAACCAACAGCCAACCCTTGGATATTAATATTCTAGAGGTGCCGGGTAAAATCGACCAAGTGCCGAATGCAACCTTTCGGTATAGTGCAGCCACCGCATCGTGGAATGCGTATGATCTAAACAACAAACTGCTGGCGTCAGGTCGGTCGCAAATTGATATGGGTGGGATCATTGTGCAAGTGAACTCCCGCGCAAATGATGGGGATAGTTTCGCGATGCAGGCGGCGAGTGGCGAAGCCTCTCGGATGCAGTTTTTGCTAAAAAATGGCCGCGAAATTGCGGCGGCATCAAATTATATTGTTACCCCCAATAGTGCAAATACTGGATCCTCTGTTCTGGTGGCCAATCCGCAGGAAATGAAACCCTTAACCATTGATCCAATGGTTGACTTAACGATCAATTCAATCTCGCCGGTGTCCTATACCGAGTTTTTGAAGGGTGGAGCAGTGGGATATATCCCAGCGGGGACTGAGCAATTCCAACTGGCATCCTTTGGCCAAGACTCGGTGGTTAATTTGAATTTCAATTCAATCGAGGGTCTTAGCGGATTTGAATTTACGGTTGGCGGTAACACCTACAATTTTCCCGAAAGTGCTCAAAGCGCGGTTGTCGGAAGATTGGGCGATACCCAAGAGCTTGCCGAATATCTCAACGTCGGCTCTTTGACAGCAACGCGGACAGGGGCTTCGGGATCTGCTACTGGAATTAGCCTAAACGATCTTGGCCTGTTCGCATCGGGTTTTGATGGTGGCATCAAAATTGTTGGGCAGACCGCATTTACCTCTGGTTCAGTCACTGTCACCTCAGGTGCATCTGCGGATACAACAGCAGCGACGATCACCCAAAAACAAGCCGCTTCAGGATTTCGTGTCTTTACGCGCGAGGGCCGGCAAATTGCGGGCTTGCCACTCAGCAGCGGTGAAGCCAACGCGCTTATTACCGAAGAAAACGGATTTAACCGCCACGCGAGCTATCGCGCCGATTACCTGAATGCGATCGGTGGGGTCGGGTATCGCGGCGCCCAGATCAATAATTTGATTCCCGGTGGTTACGCAGCGATTGAAACAGCGGCCTCGCAATTGATGGCCAATGACCCAACAAAACTAGTGACGCAAAACCCGGCATTGAATGGAATGCTGGCCCAAACCCTGACATTTGAAACAACAGATGGGTTGATGACCCAAAATGTTGCGGTGCAGTCTGGTCTGAGCATGAAATCGGTTGCAGCGGCGGTGAATACTGAATTGGCGCAATACGGCATTGTTGCAGCTGCCAAAACAATGGCTTCTGTGGAATTGGCAAGCAGCGCTGCCGCCTCCGGTACGGTTTCATTTTCGCTGGTCACGCCTGACAGTGTCGAGATTGGTTTTTCCGCTACATATCAATCCAGTAATCTATCCCCACTGGTCACTCAGATAAATCAAAGGCAGGCGCAAACCGGTGTTTCTGCAGAAGTTTCATCCGATGGCACGCGCCTAATACTCACGCAGGCAGAAGGTTTGGACATTAGTATCAAAAATGGCTCTGGCAACGCGTTGGAGGTCAATTCACTTGATCATAATTACAATAAGCTTCTGACATCGGATGTATCGCTTGATAAGGCCACAAAAGTAATTGGCAGCCTTAGCTTTCAATCGCCACGTGGATTCAAGGTCACGTCCAGCAATGGTCAAGCGCAAAGCTCGGGCAACCTTGCTACGCGCGGTGGCGGGGCTTCAAAAAGCTATGGGGCAGCGGGTACAATTACTGACTATGCGATGGAAATCGCACCAGAGCATTTGACCCCCCAGGCCAGCCCAAATGGCATGCGGTTGAATGCGTCAAATACAACATTCAAGCTCACGGTGCCGGTCAATAATGGCGAAACATCGGCACTGTCTGAAGAGCTGAAAAGCAAAGAACTTGAAGATTTCAGCATTGCCAGCATTTCCAAACAATTGGTCGGATTGGTTCGCGATAAGGCGGCCAAGCCAACGCTGAACGGCGCTGCGATGAGCCAGAAACCAACTGATGGTAGCTCGATGTCGGTCAAAGTGGGCAGTTCGACCTACACGGTGACCTATACCGGTGGTGAAATGGTTGTTTCGGGGCCTGAACAACAGCGTTTGATTGCCAGTTTGACCGAAAATACAGGATCACCGACCACGTATACGGTGTCTCTGGCAGCGCCGGGCGGTGTGATGAGCGGCCGGAGCATTGAGGTGCTTGATAATACCGATGCAGCAGAATTTGGTCTTGCCAGTACCAGCAGTGGCGCGACGGCTTTGTTGCAGGGGAAAGCCTTTAGTTTGGCAGATGGGGCAAGTGACAGCTTTAATGTGATGGTCGGAACGACCACCGTCGCAGTTAGCGTTAGCCGAAGTGGTAACAATTACGCGCTATCATCCAACAATTCCTCCAAATTGAAATTTGTCTCGCCTGTTTCAGGAGCAGCAGTAAACTCTTTGACCATCAACTCAACTGCAAATACGCCGCTGCTATCCTTGTCTGCAGCGCTGTCGGATGGCGCCATCAAGGTTGTTGCAAGCGACAATGCGGCAAACCTTGGGATGCAAGCAGCCGATTTGGATTTTGAAGTCAGCGAAACCGGGTTTCGCACCATATCCACGGGCAACAATCCTGCAAATGTCAGCTTAGAGATTGATGACTTGCCCGGGCAAGTTTTGTCGATGAGTGGCTTGCCTGATGAAGATTTTATTATTCTTCTCGAAGATAGCGGGGCAAAAAGGCTGGCTTCAAGTTATGATATGCCGTCTGCAGAGGCAAATCAGACGCGCGAAGACCTAAAAGAGTTTCGGGTGAAAGTCGTTGATGCCAATCTGGGTAAAATCGAGCTTTTTGATCATTTGACTGGAGATT